The Sandaracinaceae bacterium DNA segment GGGATCGGGTCGGGGCCGCGATCCGGCCGCGACTGTCCTGCCCCTCGGACGAACCCGGCACTACGGTGTGGCGGAGGGGGCAAGATGACGGACTGGCAGGACGCCTGGGACGGCGCGGCGTCGCACTTCGAGCGACTGCCGAATCCCGTGCTCGTGATCGACGGGGAAGGCGTCGTGCGACGATGCACCCAGCCCCTCGCGGGCCGCGCCACGAGCGTCGTGACCGACGCAGCGCTGCTGGAGCTCTGCGAGGACGCCGATCGAGCGCCCCTCGGCGCGGCCCTCGCGGCGGCGAGGGCCGGAGACGCCTCGCACATCCGCGTGCGCCTGGTCCCCTTGCCGGACGAGAGCGAGCCGGCGGCGCTGGAGCTCGCGCTGGCCCCGTTCGGCGCCGCGCGATCGACGGCGGTCCTCGCCATCGCCACGGACATCACCGCGCTCGCCCTCGAGCAGGCGCGGCTCGAGCGTCGCGAGCGGCTGCTCGTGGACACGCAGGACGTCGCCCACTTCGGCGTCTGGGAGTGGGACCTGAGCCAGCCCACCGCCGAGTGGTCCGAGGCGCTCTATCAGATCTACGGGCTGGACCCGTCGGGCCACGTGCCCACCTACGAGGACTATCTGACGCGCGTCCACCCGGACGACCGCCAGCGCGTGATCGACGCGACGAACGGGGTCTTCCAGCGCCACGAGCCGTATGACCACGACGAGCGGATCTTCCGCACCGACGGGGAGATGCGGTACCTCCACACCTGGGCGCACCCGGTGGTGAACGCGTCGGGCGAGCTGGTGCGGCTCCTCGGGGTCTGTCAGGACATCACGGCCCGGAAGAAGGCGGAGGCGGAGAGCCAGCAGCTCCAGGATCGGCTGGCCGCCGTCTTCGAGGCGTCCCCCATCGGCCTGGCGACCGTCGTCCAGAGCGGAGAGATCATCGACGCGAGCCCCGCCCTCGCCCGACTGTTCGGCGCGTCGCCGAGCGCCCTGCTCGGCAGCCCTCTGTCGGCCCACCTCCACTCCCAGGACGCGGCCCGCTACGCGCGCTTCCTGGCCGGCGCGTTCGCGAGCGACGGGCGCTCGCCGCGGATGCGCCTCCGGCTGAAGCGCGACGGCGGCGGCGCCTGGGTGCGCGTGACGGCCGCGAGGCTCCAGATGCGCGGCGGCCGCTCGCACGCGCTCCTGCTGTTCGAGGACCTCTCGCCCGAGGTGCAGGCGAAGCGCGCCGACGAGCTGGCCACCTCTCGCCTCATGAAGATCCAGGAGCTGGAGCGAGACGCCGAGTGGAAGAGCACGCTGCTCAGCGTCACGTCGCACGAGATGAAGAACCCGCTGAGCCCGATGGTGCTCCTGGTCGAGATGCTGCAGACGGGGGAGTACGGCCCGCTGACCGACGAGCAGTCGGACGCGATCTCCTTGATCGGACAGCAGGCGGAGCGTCTGAGCCATCTCGTGCGGGACATCCTCGACGTCGCGAAGATCGAGCGAGGAGGCCTCCGGGTCGTCCCGCGGGAGCTCGACCTCGGCGCCCTCGTGCAGCGCGTGGCGCGGACGTTCCGCCCCCTGGCGCGGCAGTGGGGCGTGGAGCTCGGCTGTGAGACGCCGGACGAGCCGCTCCTGGTGGAGGCGGACCCGGAGCGCACCGAGCAGGTCATCGTGAACCTCCTCTCCAACGCGCTCGAGTTCACGCCCGAGCACGGGACGGTCACGTTGAGGGTCGACGCCGGCCCGCGCGCGGTCGCCGTCTCGGTCGAGGACACGGGCCCCGGGCTCCGCCCCGAGGACCGCGACCGGCTCTTCCAGGCCTTCAGCCAGCTGGGCGCCGAGCGGCGCGCGGGTCACCGCGGGACCGGCCTGGGCCTGTTCATCTCCAAGAGCCTCGTGGACGCGCACCACGGAAAGATATGGGTCGAGTCCGAGCCGGGCTGCGGCTCCAAGTTCGTCGTGGAGCTCCCGGTCCGCGAACCCCCGCGCGCCTCCGCGCCGTGAGCGCGTCAGCTCAGCGCCGCCCACCAGCCGATCAGGCCGAGGGGCAAGAAGCCCATCCACTGGGGCAGCTTCAGCCACCCACGCTCGATGCGCGAGACGAAGGCGAGCACGAGGAAGAGCGCCGCGTAGACGAGGTGGAGGGTGCTGATGACGGCCACGAGCACGGGGCCCACGACGGCGGAGTCGGTGGCGCCAGCCCACAGCAGGGCGCCGCCGCCGAGCAGCAGGTGCGCGCTGATGGCGTGCCAGCAGACGTACATCGTCCAGCGCGCCGTCGCGTCGTAGTCCGCCGCGAGCATCGGCCGGGCGCACTCCTTCTCACCGGCCGTCACGTGCACCACGAAGAGCACCAGCGTGAAGACCCCGAGCGCCATCTCCGTCATGGACGTTCCTCCCGCTCGGGAGGTGGGGGCAGCCCCGGAGAAGTCAACGCGCTCCCGCGACGGCTCAGATCCCGGGCGGCTCGGGGGCTCCGAGCTCGAGGTAGCCGACGTCCGGCGCCGCGCCTGCGTACTGGTCGTTGACGCCGTAGAGGCGCTCGGCGGCGTCGACGTTGGGGCTGCTCGGCTGGAGCGCCCACCGCCTCGCGCCCGGGTCCACGAACTGCGGCTCGTCGACGATCCCGTTGCACTCGAGCCCCGTCGCCGCGCACCAGGCGGGCACATCGTCGTAGCGCACGTTGCTCCACTTGATGACCGGCGCGCCGCGCGTGGTGAACCAGTTGTCGTAGTCGAGGTCGTTCGGCATGGCCGTCCGGCCCATCTCGAAGGCGTAGCGCGTCCCCCGCACGATGTTGTTGCGGAACACCATGTTGGTGAAGGCGCCCGAGGTGCCCATTCCGTTGGTGTCCGGCTGGTCCGTGTAGCAGGTGTTGTGGAAGATCCAGACCCGGCCGCTCGAGTCGTTGCTCACCTTGATGCCGCTCTGCTCGTAGTCCGTGAAGCGGTTGCGCAGGGCGAACACCGGCCCGTAGGTGATCGGCGCGAGCGACAGCCCGTTGTGCATGGTGTCGGCGACGTTCCCCCGGTAGCGGTGGTTGACGCACGCGCCCTCGGGCTCGAGCACGTCGTCGCCGGTCCGGGTGAATCGGTTCGCGTAGACGTCGACGTCGTAGGCGATGGCCGGGTTGCGGTCGTCGGTGAAGTTGCCGGCGTAGATCCCGTTGAAGATGTCGTGGATGCGGTTGCCGCTGGCGATGAAGCCGCGCCCGCCTCCCTGGGTGACGGCGGAGTTCTCGTGGTCCGTGCCCTTCGCCGCCGCCCACGGCCAGTCGAAGACGCTCGACTGATGGATGTGGTTGTCCTCGACGCGCACGTCGTTGCTGCCGCGTCGCACCCAGATCGGCGAAGGCATCTCGTGGATGTGCGAGCCGCGGATGACGACGTGGTCCGCCGCCACGACGTCCACGCCCTTGGCGTACTCGCCCTCCCCGTACCAGCGCACCTCGAGCCCCTCGATCCAGATCCAGTCCGAGCCCACGCCGAGCGCGGTGTTGCGGACGGGGATCTGGAAGACGTGCCCCGACGGGTCGGTCGCGCTCCGCACGTAGAGCCGGCCTCCGGTGACGAAGAAACCCTCGGCGATGGGCTCGTCGTCGTCGCCCCGCCCGCTGCGCAGCCCGGCGAGCGAGAGGTAGTGATAGAGCCGCACGCCGTCACGCCCGACGTAGCGCGGGTCACCCGACCAGGACGTGTACCAGACGCCGGATCCGTCGGCCGTCCAGGAGGGGGACACGGGGTCGGTCCCGTCGAGGATGGCGCCGGGCTCTCCCATCAGGCGGATGTAGGCGCCCTCCGCGCCGTCGCGGCGGAAGCTCACCTCCTCGCGGTAGATCCCCGGGCGCACGACGACGTCGGTCCCGGCGCGCGCGGCGTCGACGCCCTCCTGGACGGAGCGGAAGGGCGAGGCCGCCGAGCCGTCGCCGCCCCCGGCCGCCGCCGCGTCGACGTAGATCGTGCGGGTGGCCGCGTGCGGGGGGTCGATGGGCTGCGTGGTCAGCGTGCCGCAGGCCGTGGACCCGCCCGCCTCGACGCGCACCTCGTATTCGGTCTCGGGCCGCAGCTCGAAGAGCGAGGTCGCGAGGCGCCCGTCGGGGAGCTCCGCCGACTCGGGCGCGCGGTGCCAGGTGGCGGCGCCGGCCGCGCGGTAGTGAACGACCGCCGCGCTCGGCGATCCGGAGGGCTCGAGCACGACGCCCGCGGTGTAGATGTTCGCGTGCAGGTCGAGCGTCCCGCCCGTGGCGGTGCAGGCCCCGAGGTCGAAGCAGCCCTGCGGGCAATCGACCGTGCACCCCGGATCGCAGCTCGCCGCCTCGCAGCGACCCACCCGGCAGGTGAGCCCGTCCCCGCAGGTGCCGCAGCTCCCGCCGCAGCCGTCGTCTCCGCAGGCGAGGCCCTCGCACGCGGGCACGCATCCGTCGGGCGGCACGGCGCCGTCGCGCACGCCGCCGTCCGGGTCCGGATCGACCGCGCCGTCGGCGCGGCCGCCGTCCATCACCGCGCCGTCGCGCGCGTCCACGCTGCCGTCGGGGGGTGAGACCTCGCCGTCGCAGGCGAAGAGGAGGGCACAGAGGAGGGCGAGGGGGAGAACGACCGCGAGGGCACGCTGGGCTCGAAGCATCCGGAGACAGTACGAAGATCGCCTGGCGGAGTCACTCCCCCCTCACCAGACCTCCACGGACTGCCTTCGCTCTCCGGCCGGCGTCTCCAGCACGATGAGCACCCTCGCCGGGACGAAGCTCCTCCCGCGATACTGCGGCTCGGCGACGTACCGGCTGGCCTCGCCGCGCGACGCCATCGCCATCGCTTCGGCGTCGAGTTGCTGCTTCCGAGCGGCGGCGGCGGGGGGCAGCGGGATCCGGTTCTCCGGCACGTCGAGGCCGCCGAGCCCCTGGGGACACAGCGCCGCCCACACCAGCGCGCCCGCCGCCACCTGCTCTGCGACCGCCTGCTGCGAGTCGACGTGCTCCCACCCGGTCGGAGCGGAGGTCGGGCCCTGCGGCGCGGGCGACGCGCCGGCCTGCATCGCGGCGAGCTTCTGTCTCGTGCGCCGACTCCAGAGCACCATCAGTGGGATGAACACCAGCGGGAAGCAGCAGAAGAGCCACGACGAGACCCCGCTGTAGAGGCCGTCCACGTGTTGCGGCGTGGGGAGCCGCGGCGCGGGCGTGCTCGGGTCGCGTCGGACCGCGATCTGGTAGCGCACGAACGGCAGGGTGTAGCTCTCGTAGTTCTCGTCGGCCCCGAACAGCTCGCACTGCGCGCGCTCGGACTTTCGGCGCCTGAGCGGGATGACCGACGCGTGGATCGACTCCACGCCGCGGAAGGTCTGGCAGTCCTCGCCGAGGTCGGCGCAGAGCTGCTCCTCCAGGTCATCGCAGGGGTCGTAGAGGAGGCCGCACCCCGACGAGAGGCCGAGGAGCGAGCCGAGGAGCGCGAGGCGAATCGTGGCTTGCACGCTGCGCAAGATACATGACGAGCGATGCCAAGGGAAGCCTCATGGACAGCGCCCGATCGCGCCGCGCACCCCCGTGCTCACTGGCCCTGGACGAGGCGCGCGACGTCGGCGGCGATCTGGCCGAGGCAAGCGCCCGCGTGGCCCAGCTGGCAGGCGCGAGCGAGGAGCTGTCGCTGACGCGCCACGTCGGGTGGGATACCGCTGCCGACGGCCGCCGCCGAGGCGAGCGCGACGCAGGCGTCCGCGTTCCCGCGGTCGCAGGCCCGATCTTCGAGCTGGGCCGCGCGGCGCGGGTTGCGCGCGACCCCGCGGCCGAGCCAGAGGAGGCCCGCGGCGCGGTGACAGCCGAACGCGTCCGAGGCGCGGCACGCGCGCTCGTAGAGCTGCAGCGCGCGGCGCGGGTCTCGAGCGATGCCCGCCTCGGTCATGCCCGCCTCGTGCAGCGTGCCCAGACGCCCGCACGACGGCATGTCGCCAGCGTCGCAGCCCTGGTTCCAGGCGAGCGCGGCCCAGGACGGAGTGCGCGGCACGCCGCCCGTGCCGTC contains these protein-coding regions:
- a CDS encoding ATP-binding protein; its protein translation is MTDWQDAWDGAASHFERLPNPVLVIDGEGVVRRCTQPLAGRATSVVTDAALLELCEDADRAPLGAALAAARAGDASHIRVRLVPLPDESEPAALELALAPFGAARSTAVLAIATDITALALEQARLERRERLLVDTQDVAHFGVWEWDLSQPTAEWSEALYQIYGLDPSGHVPTYEDYLTRVHPDDRQRVIDATNGVFQRHEPYDHDERIFRTDGEMRYLHTWAHPVVNASGELVRLLGVCQDITARKKAEAESQQLQDRLAAVFEASPIGLATVVQSGEIIDASPALARLFGASPSALLGSPLSAHLHSQDAARYARFLAGAFASDGRSPRMRLRLKRDGGGAWVRVTAARLQMRGGRSHALLLFEDLSPEVQAKRADELATSRLMKIQELERDAEWKSTLLSVTSHEMKNPLSPMVLLVEMLQTGEYGPLTDEQSDAISLIGQQAERLSHLVRDILDVAKIERGGLRVVPRELDLGALVQRVARTFRPLARQWGVELGCETPDEPLLVEADPERTEQVIVNLLSNALEFTPEHGTVTLRVDAGPRAVAVSVEDTGPGLRPEDRDRLFQAFSQLGAERRAGHRGTGLGLFISKSLVDAHHGKIWVESEPGCGSKFVVELPVREPPRASAP
- a CDS encoding right-handed parallel beta-helix repeat-containing protein, whose translation is MLRAQRALAVVLPLALLCALLFACDGEVSPPDGSVDARDGAVMDGGRADGAVDPDPDGGVRDGAVPPDGCVPACEGLACGDDGCGGSCGTCGDGLTCRVGRCEAASCDPGCTVDCPQGCFDLGACTATGGTLDLHANIYTAGVVLEPSGSPSAAVVHYRAAGAATWHRAPESAELPDGRLATSLFELRPETEYEVRVEAGGSTACGTLTTQPIDPPHAATRTIYVDAAAAGGGDGSAASPFRSVQEGVDAARAGTDVVVRPGIYREEVSFRRDGAEGAYIRLMGEPGAILDGTDPVSPSWTADGSGVWYTSWSGDPRYVGRDGVRLYHYLSLAGLRSGRGDDDEPIAEGFFVTGGRLYVRSATDPSGHVFQIPVRNTALGVGSDWIWIEGLEVRWYGEGEYAKGVDVVAADHVVIRGSHIHEMPSPIWVRRGSNDVRVEDNHIHQSSVFDWPWAAAKGTDHENSAVTQGGGRGFIASGNRIHDIFNGIYAGNFTDDRNPAIAYDVDVYANRFTRTGDDVLEPEGACVNHRYRGNVADTMHNGLSLAPITYGPVFALRNRFTDYEQSGIKVSNDSSGRVWIFHNTCYTDQPDTNGMGTSGAFTNMVFRNNIVRGTRYAFEMGRTAMPNDLDYDNWFTTRGAPVIKWSNVRYDDVPAWCAATGLECNGIVDEPQFVDPGARRWALQPSSPNVDAAERLYGVNDQYAGAAPDVGYLELGAPEPPGI
- a CDS encoding tetratricopeptide repeat protein; translation: MTRLTTQLVVFAVLGLASAPSLASAQAEGATAWAYCFSGQPAHCVAAGQHYLDGTGGVPRTPSWAALAWNQGCDAGDMPSCGRLGTLHEAGMTEAGIARDPRRALQLYERACRASDAFGCHRAAGLLWLGRGVARNPRRAAQLEDRACDRGNADACVALASAAAVGSGIPPDVARQRQLLARACQLGHAGACLGQIAADVARLVQGQ